One window of Sardina pilchardus chromosome 2, fSarPil1.1, whole genome shotgun sequence genomic DNA carries:
- the elmod2 gene encoding ELMO domain-containing protein 2: MLGCIFQYLYTSFLRFLLKWLLRQLTGKCELQRICMGYKPGAKRTAMAEYSLESSKSKVLKASVNAEEDTLEDYVEKIMREKSIKEQKDPTFKKNLKSCLCQISGYNNLYQSVEQLRKEIFDCDKEEHEKMLLKLWDLLMPSTKLESRITKQWGDIGFQGDDPKTDFRGMGMLGLTNLVFFSENYTEAARQVLSHANHPKMGYSYAIVGINLTEMAYSLLKSGALKFHFYNSVEDRPQMKHFHLLYCYLAYEFNKFWILEEPESIMEFNTYREKFHEKVKKLLLDPDVTLILNVDSKN, translated from the exons ATGTTGGGGTGTATCTTTCAGTACCTATACACATCCTTCCTGCGATTTTTGTTGAAGTGGCTTCTACGGCAACTCACTGGGAAATGCGAGCTCCAGAGGATATGTATGGGCTACAAGCCTGGAGCAAAGAGGACAGCAATGGCAG AGTATTCCCTGGAGTCTTCAAAGAGCAAG GTATTGAAGGCATCGGTGAATGCAGAGGAAGACACTCTGGAGGACTATGTGGAGAAAATAATGAGGGAAAAAAGCATCAAAGAACAGAAAGATCCCAC GTTTAAGAAGAATCTGAAATCATGTTTGTGCCAAATAAGTGGGTACAATAATCTTTATCAATCTGTGGAACAGCTAAGAAAAGAGATATTTGACTGTGACAAGGAAGAACATGAGAAGATGCTTTTGAAG CTCTGGGATCTCCTGATGCCTTCCACAAAACTGGAGTCCAGAATCACTAAGCAGTGGGGGGACATTGGTTTCCAAGGCGATGATCCCAAGACGGACTTCCGCGGAATGGGAATGCTCGGCCTGACCAATCTTGT GTTTTTCAGTGAGAACTACACTGAAGCAGCACGGCAGGTCCTCTCACACGCCAACCATCCCAAAATGGG GTACTCGTACGCTATAGTGGGGATCAACCTGACAGAGATGGCCTACAGCCTGCTGAAGAGTGGGGCGCTCAAGTTTCACTTCTATAACAGTGTCGAGGATCGGCCCCAGATGAAGCACTTTCACCTGCTCTACT GTTACCTAGCGTACGAGTTCAACAAGTTCTGGATCCTGGAGGAGCCTGAGAGCATCATGGAGTTTAACACATATCGAGAGAAATTTCACGAGAAGGTCAAGAAACTCCTTCTGGACCCTGATGTGACTCTAATCTTGAATGTGGATTCTAAAAACTGA